A genomic segment from Chlorogloeopsis sp. ULAP01 encodes:
- a CDS encoding alpha/beta hydrolase produces MNSNVGQQRSVCDNTAIWEYKRKSSQPMNHKDATPLRFADTQLTTGVRLHYAEQGSSAGHPIILLHGYTDSWFSYSRVLPSLSSVYHTYALDQRGHGDSERPSSAYDIPDFAADVVAFMDVMRLTQATLVGHSMGSLVAQQVALNAPERVARLILVGSATNMRSKDVFQLQQAVNALDDPVPPEFAREFQLSTIYHSVPDDFLDRAVAESLKLPARVWRAALAGQLAVDYTAQINCIQMPTLVLRGDHDTIFSQSAQDALVVGLANAVLKVYPETGHALHWERPDEFVHDIEAFIIRTKSP; encoded by the coding sequence GTGAACAGCAACGTTGGGCAGCAACGCTCCGTCTGCGATAATACAGCCATATGGGAATATAAAAGAAAGAGTTCACAGCCGATGAACCATAAAGATGCGACACCTCTACGGTTTGCTGACACGCAACTCACGACAGGTGTACGGCTCCATTATGCAGAGCAAGGTAGCTCTGCTGGTCATCCGATTATCTTGCTCCACGGCTACACAGATTCGTGGTTTTCATACAGCCGCGTACTGCCATCCCTCTCTTCGGTCTACCACACCTATGCCCTAGACCAGCGGGGTCATGGTGACTCTGAGCGGCCTTCAAGTGCGTATGACATACCGGACTTTGCTGCCGACGTGGTTGCGTTTATGGATGTGATGAGACTGACGCAAGCAACACTAGTCGGGCATTCAATGGGAAGCCTCGTGGCACAACAGGTGGCTCTCAATGCGCCGGAGCGTGTGGCGCGGCTTATTCTAGTCGGCTCGGCAACCAATATGCGTTCCAAAGATGTCTTCCAGCTACAGCAAGCAGTTAACGCGCTTGACGACCCGGTACCCCCGGAGTTTGCACGGGAATTCCAGTTGAGTACCATTTATCACTCAGTACCCGACGACTTCCTAGACAGGGCAGTCGCGGAGAGCCTGAAGCTACCAGCACGCGTGTGGCGTGCCGCTTTGGCAGGACAGCTTGCCGTAGACTACACCGCCCAAATCAATTGCATTCAGATGCCGACACTGGTTCTGCGGGGCGATCACGATACGATATTCTCACAGAGCGCCCAGGATGCTCTAGTGGTTGGTCTAGCGAATGCAGTCTTGAAGGTTTATCCAGAAACTGGTCACGCGCTCCACTGGGAGCGTCCAGACGAGTTCGTTCATGACATAGAAGCCTTCATCATCCGTACGAAGTCGCCGTAG
- a CDS encoding DUF433 domain-containing protein yields MSDLLRRITINPKQCGGRPCIRGMRIRVSDVLDLFAAGLSAEQILEEMPDLEADALKAALLYASRKLNHPVLVA; encoded by the coding sequence ATGTCAGACTTGTTGAGAAGAATTACGATTAATCCAAAACAGTGTGGTGGTCGCCCTTGCATTCGAGGTATGAGAATTAGGGTATCAGATGTACTGGACTTATTTGCGGCTGGACTGAGTGCTGAACAAATCTTAGAAGAAATGCCCGATTTGGAGGCAGATGCTTTAAAAGCAGCACTTTTATACGCCTCGCGTAAGCTTAATCATCCAGTTTTGGTGGCATGA
- a CDS encoding DUF5615 family PIN-like protein: MTIWIDAQLSPTIATWITSTFGITALALRDIGLRDAEDSEIFETAKAHGVIFITKDSDFADLVDRLGSPPQIIWLTCGNTSNARLQEILSATLP; encoded by the coding sequence ATGACGATTTGGATTGATGCACAGTTGTCTCCTACGATCGCAACTTGGATTACCAGCACTTTTGGAATAACAGCATTAGCTTTACGCGATATTGGTTTGAGAGATGCTGAAGACTCTGAGATTTTTGAGACAGCAAAAGCTCATGGGGTTATCTTCATAACTAAAGACAGCGACTTTGCTGATCTAGTCGATCGCCTTGGATCGCCACCACAAATTATCTGGTTAACGTGTGGGAATACTTCAAATGCTCGATTGCAAGAGATTTTGAGTGCTACTTTGCCCTAA
- a CDS encoding lysophospholipid acyltransferase family protein: MGKSREPFVSLFLYHAFKWSVVSPMLHVYFRGKIYGAENVPKNGPLLVVSNHASNYDPPIVSNCVDRPVAHMAKEELFKIPVLKQAIALYGAYPVSRGTADRAAIRAALNYLEQGWAVGVFLQGTRTLDGRITDPKRGAALIAAKAKAPLLPVSLWGTEAIEQKGAVIPRSVPVTVRIGELIEAPTSTDKEELEAVTQKCAVAINKLHDLGR; this comes from the coding sequence GTGGGCAAAAGCCGCGAACCATTCGTTAGTCTGTTCCTTTACCACGCCTTTAAGTGGTCTGTTGTTAGCCCGATGCTGCACGTTTACTTTCGGGGTAAAATTTATGGTGCAGAAAATGTGCCTAAAAATGGGCCTTTGCTGGTAGTCAGCAATCATGCTAGTAACTATGATCCGCCAATTGTGTCCAATTGTGTAGATCGGCCTGTGGCACACATGGCGAAAGAAGAATTATTTAAAATTCCCGTTTTAAAACAAGCGATCGCTTTATATGGTGCTTATCCAGTCAGTCGAGGTACAGCCGATCGCGCTGCTATCCGTGCAGCCTTAAATTATCTAGAACAAGGGTGGGCTGTCGGTGTTTTTTTACAAGGCACTCGTACTTTAGATGGACGCATTACAGATCCAAAACGAGGTGCAGCGTTAATTGCTGCTAAAGCAAAAGCACCACTGTTGCCAGTTAGTTTATGGGGAACTGAAGCTATTGAGCAAAAAGGTGCTGTCATACCTCGTTCAGTTCCCGTAACAGTAAGAATTGGAGAGTTGATAGAAGCACCAACTTCTACGGATAAAGAAGAATTAGAGGCTGTAACGCAAAAGTGTGCTGTGGCAATCAATAAGCTACACGATCTGGGGCGATGA
- a CDS encoding AI-2E family transporter — MSGFGANNFWSRLNNLALVRFLLFVASGWAIVQLLAYFESVIVIFTFATILAFLLSYPVQWLRRFLPHSLAVFVVFLLSIVIIGGLVISIGLTVLSQGQQLIDSVTAFLNSLAPMLEQVETFLRERNLQIDLSIIDEQLRNQAISRLVTSIAILQSILTNFVTFILIAVVAFFMLLDGEKLWYLIVKQIPVQRRTRFTTVIRRKFLGFFRGQLLLMLFLSSTTFIVFLILKVPFALILSLIVGVLDIIPGIGATLGIGTITLIVLSQGVWLALKVLVVCIILQQIQDNLIAPRIMQGALNLNPVVVFFALLLGARIAGLLGVFISIPVAGVIVSLFEIDEMKAEV, encoded by the coding sequence ATGAGTGGCTTTGGAGCCAATAATTTTTGGTCGCGGCTAAATAATCTTGCCTTAGTCCGCTTCTTGCTTTTTGTTGCTTCTGGCTGGGCAATTGTACAGCTTTTGGCTTATTTTGAATCGGTAATTGTTATTTTTACCTTTGCCACTATTTTAGCTTTTTTACTTAGCTATCCTGTACAGTGGCTGCGACGTTTTTTACCCCATAGTCTTGCAGTTTTTGTGGTTTTTTTACTTAGTATTGTCATTATTGGAGGTCTTGTAATTAGTATTGGTTTAACTGTTTTATCTCAAGGACAACAATTAATAGATAGTGTCACTGCTTTTTTAAATTCTTTAGCACCTATGTTAGAACAAGTAGAGACATTTTTACGAGAACGAAATCTACAAATAGACTTGAGTATTATAGATGAACAACTTAGGAATCAGGCTATATCTAGATTGGTGACAAGTATAGCAATTTTACAATCAATTTTAACTAATTTTGTAACTTTCATTTTAATTGCGGTTGTTGCTTTTTTCATGTTACTAGATGGAGAAAAGCTTTGGTACTTAATTGTTAAGCAAATACCAGTACAACGACGAACTAGATTTACAACTGTGATCAGACGTAAATTTTTGGGATTTTTTCGAGGTCAGTTGTTATTAATGTTATTTTTATCAAGTACAACTTTTATTGTTTTTTTGATATTAAAAGTGCCTTTTGCATTGATATTGTCATTAATAGTAGGGGTGCTTGACATCATTCCCGGTATAGGAGCAACATTAGGAATTGGTACAATTACTTTGATTGTATTATCTCAAGGTGTGTGGTTAGCTCTAAAAGTATTAGTGGTTTGTATTATTCTTCAGCAAATTCAAGATAACTTAATTGCACCTCGCATAATGCAAGGAGCTTTGAATCTGAATCCTGTAGTTGTATTTTTTGCTTTACTATTAGGTGCAAGAATAGCAGGATTGTTAGGAGTTTTTATTTCAATTCCTGTTGCTGGAGTGATTGTTTCTTTGTTTGAGATTGATGAAATGAAGGCAGAGGTTTAG
- a CDS encoding DUF2288 domain-containing protein — protein sequence MTNQDLRAELTENLDEAEWEWLVPHMLRDAVIVVNPELDILDVGVAIASDNVSEVQIWIDEALIAKPSTTQMTEWNSDRAKRFNTLIVQPFVLVQEKVAA from the coding sequence ATGACTAATCAAGATTTAAGGGCAGAGTTAACAGAAAATCTGGATGAAGCAGAGTGGGAGTGGCTGGTTCCCCATATGCTGCGAGATGCAGTAATTGTAGTAAATCCAGAATTAGATATATTGGATGTGGGGGTAGCTATTGCTAGTGATAATGTCTCAGAAGTGCAAATTTGGATTGATGAAGCACTTATTGCCAAACCCTCAACTACCCAGATGACTGAATGGAATAGCGATCGCGCTAAACGATTTAATACTCTGATTGTGCAGCCATTTGTCCTGGTACAAGAGAAAGTAGCGGCATAG
- a CDS encoding tocopherol cyclase family protein, whose product MLGLLRNPFDTTHTPHSGYHWDGTSRRFFEGWYYRVTLPGEAQSFAFMYSIEDPVGGKPHSGGAAQILAPDDEYLCRTFPNVSKFWANQEELALGHWGKADLDIKPGYLLSADFERYVQQGYQATATLNQGAIFDPGSGKYCRWQYEIQPVYGWGNKGSIQQSTAGWVSFLQIFEPGWQILMAHGLASGWIDWNGKRYEFTNAPAYGEKNWGGAFPQRWFWANCNSFLDQPDLALTAGGGRRGVLWWMESVAMIGLHYQGKFYEFVPWNSQVSWNIQPWGSWQMQAKNSQYEVELLGATDLPGTPLRAPTENGLIFCCRDTLQGRLNLELREIGGNQKRTILKASSSLCGLEIGGGPWNNSWQHD is encoded by the coding sequence ATGCTTGGTTTGCTTAGAAATCCTTTTGACACCACTCACACTCCTCACAGTGGATATCATTGGGACGGTACTAGCCGTCGCTTTTTTGAAGGTTGGTATTACCGGGTAACTTTACCTGGCGAGGCTCAATCCTTTGCCTTTATGTACTCTATCGAAGACCCCGTTGGTGGTAAACCCCATAGTGGAGGTGCAGCACAAATTCTCGCTCCAGATGATGAATATTTGTGCCGTACTTTCCCAAATGTCAGCAAGTTTTGGGCAAACCAGGAGGAGCTGGCATTGGGACATTGGGGTAAAGCAGATTTAGATATTAAACCTGGTTACCTGCTCAGTGCCGATTTTGAACGTTATGTACAACAAGGCTATCAAGCGACAGCTACCCTAAATCAGGGAGCAATTTTTGACCCTGGTAGTGGCAAATATTGCCGTTGGCAGTATGAAATTCAGCCAGTATATGGCTGGGGGAACAAAGGCAGCATACAGCAATCAACCGCAGGTTGGGTGTCATTTTTGCAGATTTTTGAACCTGGTTGGCAAATTTTGATGGCGCATGGGTTGGCTAGCGGTTGGATTGACTGGAATGGCAAACGCTACGAGTTTACTAATGCCCCTGCTTATGGCGAGAAAAATTGGGGAGGCGCTTTTCCCCAAAGATGGTTTTGGGCAAATTGTAATAGTTTTCTCGATCAGCCGGATCTAGCTTTAACAGCTGGTGGTGGTAGACGGGGAGTTTTGTGGTGGATGGAATCTGTAGCAATGATTGGGTTGCACTATCAAGGGAAATTTTATGAATTTGTTCCTTGGAATTCTCAAGTGAGCTGGAATATTCAGCCTTGGGGTAGCTGGCAAATGCAAGCAAAAAATTCTCAATATGAGGTCGAGTTACTTGGAGCTACTGATTTACCAGGTACTCCCCTACGCGCACCTACAGAAAATGGTTTGATATTTTGCTGTCGCGATACCTTACAGGGACGGTTAAATTTAGAATTGCGAGAAATTGGTGGTAATCAAAAGAGAACAATCCTCAAAGCATCTAGTTCTCTATGTGGATTAGAAATAGGCGGGGGCCCTTGGAACAATAGCTGGCAGCACGATTAA
- a CDS encoding YdcF family protein has translation MLLILPLALLWSYKEIQSQLHQPQAILVLGGSTRKLEREKFTADFARRHPNLPIWISGGSPPSVTRKVFSKAGIDSKRLHLDYRANNTVENFTTLVGELESTGIKSVYLITSDFHMRRATVVGEIVLGSRGINFKPVSVPSDNSPEPLAKSIRDGVRSLVWVATGYTGGNQLQDEH, from the coding sequence ATGCTCCTAATCCTACCACTAGCACTGTTATGGAGTTACAAGGAAATACAAAGTCAATTACACCAACCACAGGCAATTCTCGTTTTAGGTGGTTCTACAAGAAAATTAGAACGAGAAAAGTTTACGGCAGATTTTGCCCGTAGGCATCCCAATTTACCGATTTGGATTTCTGGAGGTAGCCCTCCAAGTGTGACAAGAAAAGTGTTTTCCAAAGCAGGAATCGACTCTAAGCGATTGCATTTAGATTATCGGGCGAATAATACAGTAGAAAACTTTACGACACTTGTGGGTGAGTTGGAAAGCACTGGTATTAAAAGTGTCTACTTGATTACTTCTGACTTTCATATGCGACGTGCCACTGTTGTCGGCGAGATTGTTTTGGGTAGTAGGGGAATCAATTTTAAGCCAGTGTCTGTTCCTTCTGATAATTCCCCGGAACCACTAGCAAAGTCTATTCGTGATGGAGTCAGATCTTTAGTTTGGGTGGCAACTGGTTATACAGGAGGAAATCAGTTGCAAGACGAGCATTAA
- a CDS encoding alpha/beta hydrolase has product MKYPFNIRSSTFYLIASVATLLFSTSTLAAERVVFTYNIFRESVSVDELTSFAETGEASPRLNYYLNQTNQDPQTVRNVLTQELNASPVVLDRALNNPIGEFLLDRISQTIRTPSNRANRQALRSAIVLSASKDNRVSLIEILQNYPTTEVYVEGDRLAATYNQLSILIEGLQNILGSR; this is encoded by the coding sequence ATGAAGTACCCATTTAATATCCGATCTAGTACATTTTATCTAATAGCTAGTGTTGCTACTTTGCTTTTTAGTACAAGTACACTGGCGGCAGAAAGGGTTGTTTTTACATACAACATTTTTCGTGAATCAGTATCAGTAGACGAATTAACAAGCTTTGCTGAAACTGGAGAAGCTTCGCCAAGGTTAAATTATTATTTAAACCAAACTAATCAAGATCCACAGACAGTTCGCAATGTCTTAACTCAAGAACTCAACGCCAGCCCTGTTGTTTTGGATCGAGCGCTGAATAACCCAATTGGTGAATTTTTACTAGATCGAATCAGTCAAACAATTCGTACTCCCTCCAATCGAGCAAATCGACAAGCTTTACGATCAGCAATAGTATTATCTGCTAGCAAAGACAATAGAGTTTCATTAATTGAAATTCTTCAAAATTATCCGACAACAGAAGTTTATGTAGAGGGCGATCGCCTGGCTGCAACTTATAATCAACTCAGCATTTTGATAGAAGGTTTACAAAATATATTGGGTAGTCGTTAA
- a CDS encoding YbhB/YbcL family Raf kinase inhibitor-like protein — protein MMKRRVFFQQSVSIFVLVNLSAVSWAATDSGDTLVMPTGRSDRSKREVQNMKLASSVLEENDFIPAKYTCDGADISPALSWDEPPPETESFALIVDDPDAPKRTFVHWVVYDIPAKARQLSEQIATVKTLPNGGVQGKNDFGNLGYGGPCPPSGTHRYFFKLYALDKKLGLQPGATKNQIEAAMDGHILATAELVGRYQRQR, from the coding sequence ATGATGAAAAGGCGAGTTTTTTTCCAGCAAAGTGTAAGCATCTTTGTTCTGGTAAACTTATCTGCGGTTAGTTGGGCTGCTACTGATAGTGGCGATACACTAGTTATGCCTACCGGGAGGAGCGATCGCTCGAAAAGGGAGGTGCAAAATATGAAATTGGCAAGTAGTGTACTTGAAGAAAATGACTTCATTCCTGCCAAATATACTTGTGATGGCGCGGATATTTCCCCTGCCCTAAGTTGGGATGAACCTCCACCAGAAACCGAAAGTTTTGCCCTGATTGTAGATGATCCTGATGCACCCAAGCGAACATTTGTTCATTGGGTTGTCTACGATATACCCGCCAAAGCTCGACAATTATCAGAGCAAATAGCAACTGTAAAAACTTTACCTAATGGTGGTGTTCAGGGAAAAAATGATTTTGGTAATCTTGGTTATGGTGGGCCATGTCCTCCTAGTGGCACCCATAGATATTTTTTCAAACTTTATGCATTAGATAAAAAGTTAGGCTTACAACCTGGTGCTACCAAAAACCAGATAGAAGCTGCGATGGATGGACATATCTTGGCAACAGCAGAATTAGTTGGACGCTATCAACGTCAGCGATGA
- a CDS encoding carotenoid oxygenase family protein, which yields MVATVVNPYLDGNFAPVRHEITTDVLKVIGELPPDLSGMFVRNGPNPQWTPIGQYHWFDGDGMLHGVRISNGRATYRNRYVRTRGWEIEHEAGKAIWTGLLEPPQQNNPYGFYKNTANTALVWHAGQFFALWEGGAPHAIKVPELETIGEYTYNGKLISPFTAHPKVDPVTGEMMFFGYSFSPPYLQYGVVSASGELLRTVPIDLPMPVMMHDFAITENYTIFMDLPLTFSPERMQRGEPLMMFERDRPSRFGILPRHGDNGDIRWFETPACYVFHTLNAYEEGDEVVLIACRMNSTTVLASEDSQSDPQGNIPHLHRWRFNLTSGTVHEEMLDDMPSEFPRVNEYLLGRKTQYGYAGKMAKSSIPLFDGIIKYNLHNGNSQTYEFGQGRYGGEAVFVPRTPNGVTKSEDDGWLVTFVYDRASETSELVVVNAQDVTSEPVARVLLPQRVPYGFHGAWVFEEYYGG from the coding sequence ATGGTAGCCACAGTAGTCAATCCCTATCTCGATGGCAACTTTGCGCCTGTACGTCATGAAATTACCACCGATGTTCTCAAAGTCATAGGTGAGTTACCTCCCGACTTATCGGGAATGTTCGTGCGAAATGGCCCCAACCCTCAATGGACACCGATCGGTCAATACCATTGGTTTGATGGAGATGGAATGTTGCACGGTGTACGCATTAGCAATGGCAGAGCTACTTACCGTAACCGTTACGTACGAACAAGAGGATGGGAAATCGAGCATGAAGCAGGTAAAGCTATCTGGACTGGGTTATTAGAACCACCACAACAAAATAACCCCTATGGATTTTACAAGAATACTGCTAACACTGCTTTGGTATGGCACGCTGGTCAATTTTTCGCCCTGTGGGAAGGAGGTGCGCCTCACGCCATCAAAGTTCCTGAGTTAGAAACTATTGGTGAGTACACCTACAATGGCAAACTAATTTCTCCTTTTACCGCTCATCCTAAAGTAGATCCGGTGACAGGGGAAATGATGTTTTTTGGCTATAGCTTTAGTCCGCCTTACCTGCAATATGGTGTGGTTTCAGCTAGTGGTGAACTTTTGCGGACAGTACCTATTGATTTGCCAATGCCCGTGATGATGCATGATTTTGCTATCACCGAAAACTACACAATTTTTATGGATTTGCCGCTAACTTTTAGCCCTGAACGGATGCAAAGGGGAGAGCCTTTGATGATGTTTGAGCGCGATCGCCCCAGTCGCTTTGGTATTCTTCCCCGTCACGGTGACAATGGTGATATCCGTTGGTTTGAAACCCCGGCTTGCTATGTCTTCCATACCCTCAATGCCTATGAGGAAGGAGACGAAGTTGTACTTATAGCTTGTCGAATGAATTCCACGACAGTATTAGCGTCTGAAGACTCTCAAAGCGATCCTCAAGGAAATATTCCTCACCTGCATCGCTGGCGTTTTAACTTGACTAGTGGAACTGTACACGAAGAAATGCTAGACGATATGCCTTCAGAATTTCCCCGCGTGAATGAATACCTGTTGGGACGTAAAACTCAATATGGCTACGCTGGTAAAATGGCAAAAAGTTCCATACCTTTGTTTGATGGAATCATCAAATACAATCTCCACAATGGCAATTCCCAAACTTATGAATTTGGACAAGGGCGCTACGGTGGAGAAGCAGTATTTGTACCTCGTACTCCTAACGGAGTGACAAAGAGTGAGGATGATGGTTGGCTTGTGACTTTTGTTTACGATCGCGCTTCTGAAACTTCTGAACTTGTAGTCGTGAACGCTCAGGATGTTACATCTGAACCAGTGGCACGAGTGCTACTTCCCCAACGCGTACCCTATGGATTTCACGGTGCTTGGGTTTTTGAAGAATATTATGGTGGTTAG
- a CDS encoding lysozyme inhibitor LprI family protein codes for MYKKSTRTIILAVAAIALLFILAIPSLAMPNKVIAQKPRIDCSKATTTPELKYCSQLSYTAADKKLNQVYQKVISTLNREPKQLLITAEQAWIKFRDNNCNFEVYSSRGGTGYEIFRNGCLERLTKQRTKDLEDYLTAR; via the coding sequence ATGTATAAAAAATCAACTAGAACCATAATATTGGCAGTGGCAGCGATCGCACTTTTGTTTATTCTAGCTATTCCTAGTTTAGCGATGCCAAATAAGGTTATTGCTCAAAAACCCAGAATTGATTGTTCTAAAGCGACTACTACACCAGAACTTAAGTATTGTTCTCAATTATCCTACACAGCCGCAGACAAAAAACTAAATCAGGTTTATCAAAAAGTGATATCAACCTTAAACAGAGAACCTAAACAATTACTAATTACAGCAGAACAAGCGTGGATTAAGTTTCGTGATAATAACTGTAATTTTGAAGTTTATAGTTCTCGCGGTGGAACAGGTTATGAAATCTTTCGTAATGGATGTCTCGAACGGCTAACTAAACAACGCACCAAAGACTTAGAAGATTATTTAACGGCTAGGTAA
- a CDS encoding metallophosphoesterase has protein sequence MHRLLSGNLSVEALTVNIEGLPASLQGTKLVQLSDLHYDGLRLSEEMLEQAIAISNEAEPDLVVLTGDYITDDPTPIHKLVQRLKHLQSRAGIYAVLGNHDIYYRYSKAEITSALSSIDVKVLWNEIAYPLGEQILLVGLADYWSREFKPALVMNNLDPAKPCIVLSHNPDTAEFLQQWRVDLQLSGHTHGGQIIIPGIGPAVIYYKKLIRRIPRKVRLWIPFLRADCAKVVRHWEWAYGLHRVGENQLYVNRGLGTYAPGRLFCPPEVTVITLQN, from the coding sequence ATGCACAGGTTGTTGTCTGGAAATTTAAGTGTAGAGGCACTGACAGTTAATATTGAGGGCTTGCCAGCATCGTTGCAAGGTACGAAGCTGGTGCAGTTGTCAGATTTGCACTACGATGGGTTGCGCTTGTCGGAAGAAATGTTAGAACAAGCGATCGCAATCAGTAATGAAGCTGAACCAGATTTAGTTGTACTAACGGGTGACTATATAACCGACGATCCAACTCCAATACACAAGCTAGTACAGCGACTCAAACATCTGCAAAGCCGTGCTGGTATTTACGCTGTACTTGGCAACCATGATATATACTACCGCTACTCAAAAGCAGAAATTACAAGTGCCTTATCTAGTATTGATGTTAAAGTTCTTTGGAATGAAATCGCTTATCCACTGGGAGAACAAATATTATTAGTAGGGCTAGCCGATTATTGGTCGCGGGAATTTAAACCTGCACTGGTAATGAACAATTTAGATCCAGCAAAACCGTGTATCGTCTTATCTCACAATCCTGATACTGCTGAATTTTTACAACAATGGCGGGTAGATTTGCAACTATCTGGCCATACTCACGGTGGTCAAATTATTATACCAGGAATTGGCCCTGCGGTTATTTATTACAAAAAGCTGATTCGCCGAATTCCCAGAAAAGTGCGGCTGTGGATACCATTCTTGCGAGCAGATTGCGCTAAGGTGGTGCGACATTGGGAATGGGCATACGGTTTACATCGAGTGGGAGAAAATCAGCTATACGTCAATCGTGGCTTAGGAACTTACGCACCAGGACGGCTTTTTTGTCCACCAGAAGTAACTGTGATTACATTACAAAATTAA